The genomic DNA GGTAATCCCCCCATTTCTAAAGGCACCCAGAAGTAGACTCAGGCCACCATGGCCAACTTCTGCTTAGGGGTGATGCCTCCCAAGGCCATGTTTGGCCGTTCGTTGTTATAAGTCCAAAGCCAGCGCGTCGCAAATTCCTGCACCTGCTCAATCGACTCAAACAGGTACTGCGCCAGCCAGTCATACCGTACCGTTCGGTTATAGCGCTCGATATAGGCATTCTGCTGCGGCTTCCCTGGCTGGATGTATTCAAGCCGGATTCCTCGCTTCAAAGCCCATGCCGACAAGGCACCACTGATGTACTCCGGGCCGTTGTCGCAGCGCAGCGCCTTGGGTTGACCGCGCCATTCGATGACCTGATCCAGCGCCCGGATAACCCGTTCGGAGGGCAGCGATAGATCGACCTCGATCGTCAGGCCTTCGCGATTAAAGTCATCCAGCACGTTGAACAGGCGATAGCTGCGGCCGTCTTCGAGCTGGTCGTGCATGAAGTCCATTGACCAGCATTCGTTGATCGCCTGAGGCTCTGCAAGTGGCTCCGGCTTTTCCCGGACAATCCGTTTCTTCGGCTTGATCCGCAGGTTCAGCTCCAACTCGCGATATATCCGGTAAACCCGCTTGTGATTCCAGCGGTAGCCCTTGACGTTTCGCAGAAACAGAAAGCACAGACCGAACCCCCAGTTGCGCTGGTTCGCGGTCAACCGGATCAGCCAGTCGGCAATCTCCGCATTCTCATCGCTCAGCA from Chromatiales bacterium includes the following:
- a CDS encoding IS3 family transposase (programmed frameshift) — protein: MKKSRFSDSQILAILKQAESGVPVPELCREHGMSSASFYKWRAKYGGMDASLMARLKELEDENRRLKKMYAEERLKSELRKEALGKKVVKPSLRRTLAREAVTERSISIRLACEAYGISETCYRYQPLLSDENAEIADWLIRLTANQRNWGFGLCFLFLRNVKGYRWNHKRVYRIYRELELNLRIKPKKRIVREKPEPLAEPQAINECWSMDFMHDQLEDGRSYRLFNVLDDFNREGLTIEVDLSLPSERVIRALDQVIEWRGQPKALRCDNGPEYISGALSAWALKRGIRLEYIQPGKPQQNAYIERYNRTVRYDWLAQYLFESIEQVQEFATRWLWTYNNERPNMALGGITPKQKLAMVA